The Artemia franciscana chromosome 2, ASM3288406v1, whole genome shotgun sequence genome segment TGGCAAACTAAACCCTAGAAATAAACTAAACAGTCGCAACAAGACTAACAACAACTATGTTTTGTTCAGACCCAAGGAAACAACCATCGGTTTTCCATATGGGAGATTGAGTACCAAAACATGAGGAAACCAagtataagaaatttttttcgattcctttagggaaaaagaaaaacaaatttaaaatcaaattctcACCAGAAATCCCATCATACCTTTGGAAATCCATGAATgtgtgtttctgtttttctcttaaagcTGAACGAACCATTGAGCAAACTAACATTGCTTTACAAGAATGCATCTTAtctattgaaaaaagtttatcaTTTTCTCAACACAGAAAACATTTCGGCTAAACCCCATTAATTTGTTCCCTTAAGacttacttatttatttactacTTTTCCCTATAAAGTATAGAAGTAGCTGTGATTGTACTAAGGAGGAAAGGTATATATGGTAAAccttatttaatataaaaaatcaatggaaaaataaaaaatttcttattatttttagggACCAAAATTATATATGAACGTTCCTTCATGAAAAACTTGAAGAATTCGCCTTTAAGCCAAACACCGCCAAAAGGTGTTTCAAGCTTTCCGTCAGAAGTACTAAGGAATGGAATCAAAGCCGAACCGAAACAGgcgaaaaaaggtaaattttggatatgtttttctttgtgaatcgATGCTCCTATAAATATCCATGTACACTTGAATTTAATTTAGGGGGAGGGAGCTTAAAATTTGAGGGAATGCAATAGAGTAGAATCGTGTTGAAAGTATAAGAAACTATGTGAAATATCGTTGATTTTTCTTTACGTAACCATGAGACTAAAGCCCCCCGCTTaaatgcttgttttttattacgtCTCCAATTGAAGAATGGTTACATTTATTGACACATCAAAAACATTACAGTGGCACTTGTCCAAGTTATTGGTTCCCGTTtgaagtaaaatttcaaaaatttttgttttaaataatatatatatatatatatatgtatatatatatatatatatatatatatatatataaaattatatttatatgtatatatttttcgtCTTAAGAATTTATTTGTCATTTATGGTTATTAATTTTAGAGCAGAACATTCTTTCTTTTGCATTAATGTATTTAAACAGTGAGCTAAGGAGCGCTCTGGTAAAAGTATCATCTAGCGTTGTCATAAGAAACGTTGATCGCGATATTCTTGGTTTGTCTTGCGTTATCTACAGATttactcacaaaaaaaaaaaaaaaaaaaaaaatataatggagcagaaaattgtttaaaaaaatatgcttcGATTTATTACCACAAATAATCTGACCTCTTATTTACAACAGACTACATGCCTCGCGTTTGTTTAATCCAGCTCTAAAGTatatcgttgaaaaaaaaaccacctatcctcaaatgaaaaaaagcatGAAACTGTAAATATGTTCTAAACCTTTATCAGGCTCAGGAATTTACCAGGGCAATGTGGAGGGTTAGAGGATAAAGTAAACCTATCTCAAGTTAAAATTCAGAACATTATTGGCTAGTGAACTTTTCAGGCCTTCTCCTTGGCCTGTTCCTGCCTATAAAAGTAATGTTTTAGAGTATTAGAATTGTAAAATACCACTTGTTAGTTATGGAATTCATGGGACATCATCCCTTTGTTCCTGTTGAATCTCCTGGATTACTTTTTAAACTCAGTCACCTGATTCATGAAGGTGTTTCCTTGTTGATTTATATTGTTTTACAttcctttcttattttgtttatttggtgtattaataatataaacGTTTTTGACACACCTCCTCTGCCATATTCTGCCTTTCAAATCCGGGTGTACATGGACCAAACCTTCAAGAAGATATTCAGCAGtagttctactttttatttaagGGCTTTTATATATTGTGTAAAAGAAGGGTCATTTCTTGGCCCCAAATCCCagatttttaagtattttatcttgtttgttttttcagcatttttgCAGAGGAGGGATAACTCCTTTTTCTTCCCTTGGTTCAATTTTGTGTTTCAAAGAAGAATATTGTGcttgtaatatttaaaaataagatgaatccccccccccaaaaaaaaaattcttagccTAAACAATCTATAAGTCACTTAAGAATCCTTTTGTTCTGCCTCTTAGTACGTTTTAaccgttttttttgtttcttatttccATACTCTACATTTTGGAAGCATTTTCTCAAGacctgaaattttttattccacTACTTCCATAGCttcctttttctcattattatCCTCATTTAAACATGTATATTCCGAATGAAAACAGCAGTCAAACCAACAATGAGATTCCTTTAATAGGGAGACGGTAGGGGCAAGGTCTGAGTTACTTCTACATTCTATTTTCCAATGCAAGCATTGTATGAGCCATATAGTTTAAATGTCCCGAGCTATTGCCCATCTATAGTTGATGGATTCTTTTGGGAATGGACAGTATTCGATTGCGAAAAAGTAGGTTGTTATTGTTTGCATAGTTCAGTTTTACATAGCATTTTTCAGATGGTAGGGGTACTCAGTTAGACCCTGAGGAATCCTCACATTGTTTTGATCCCCCCCTTCTGTACTTTGCGGTGTTTCTCCAAGAATTTTCCATAATTATCCATTTCATAAGGaccgtttctttttcttttaaaaagatagTTATTATTTTCATACTGTAGTTTAATATAACTGCCAATTGAGGAGAGTTCTTTATTACAACCACTAGAACTTTACttgctacaaaataaaaataaaataagacctATAAGtcacttttattttcttgaatGGCATAGTATTCTTTCATTCTAGtcaattttgataatattagtAGTCCAATCTAGCGTCTTCCTCTGTAATATGTTCTGGATCTGCTCGAAGAACCGCGCCTTCCACCACGGTGATAACCCCTTTGAGGATTTGAAAAAGGAGGTAAATAGTCACTTTGGCTTTCTCTATTCATTTGGGAATAAGCTGCATTCTGGGTGTTATTTGGAGCTGGATTAGCCACTGCTGCAGCTTTACTTGCTTCTATAGCTTCATCGAGTCCTGGCCACTGTTCAGTATCATCTTGTAAACGTGGCCACGACTGAAATGCATTTGCCAGTTCATCAACTTCTTTTCCTCTTCCAGATGTCGAACCTCTATTATATGGTATCCTTGCCCTTGCACCTCTAGAACTCATTTGGGGGTTATGTGACTGCTTTGTCTCAGCACTAATTGGTATTTTGTCCTTGCCCACTTGCAAAAAATCACCTAGACTTAATGCTGATGGCTTTGCAGAGCAACTCCCTTCGTAATCGTCATCGTCTTTTCTATACCTAGAACTTCTATTTTTCTGCTGATTTCTGAGTAGTTCAATGGCATTATCAACATTTCCCTTTGTTTTATGCAAAGCACCTTTAGCCTGGGAAAGGGTAAAACCTGCTGCAATCACATCTTGTACATGATCATTCACGGATTTGACATTTCGTGAGAAAGTTTTCTTCTCACTTTGAATGTCTTTCAATGTGGTGTCTCGTTTTTCCTTATAGTCTTTGTCCTCTTTTGTATCTTTAGTTTGTAGAGTCTGAAAACTTTTCACATACTGGGGAATTCTTTGTCCAAAAGGAATCCATGGAGGGGGTGGATTATCAGTGGAAATGTAAGATCGTTCATGTGCTGTCAACGATTTTTCTACTAGCCATTTATCTACAAGGATTTGTACATTGCCACCTTTAATCTCTGCATTAGTATTATTTAACAggaatattttatttacaataagGACCTTTGGAAATTTGAGAAGAATTTTGGTTCCTGGGGGTGTGCTTTCATCCAGCTTATTTATCACCTCAGTTTCAAttgcagtaatttttttttctccatctGTGAGTTCTAACTTCAGTAATCTGTTTACAGACTGAATATCAGTCAACCTTTTTTGTTTAGATATTGCAACGTTGGTAACTTTCACAATTTGTAGTATCATAGGTTGACTTTGGACATTTTTGTCATTGTAATTAAGAGACTTCAGAAATGGGTCACATACATCACGAATGTCTTCATTCAGTAAATTCTTGACTGCTGCTTGTAAGTTTGTAGAGCCTTGCAGCTTCTGATAAATGTCTTGTTTTAATTTCC includes the following:
- the LOC136036033 gene encoding tudor domain-containing protein 3-like: MELEQWKLKQDIYQKLQGSTNLQAAVKNLLNEDIRDVCDPFLKSLNYNDKNVQSQPMILQIVKVTNVAISKQKRLTDIQSVNRLLKLELTDGEKKITAIETEVINKLDESTPPGTKILLKFPKVLIVNKIFLLNNTNAEIKGGNVQILVDKWLVEKSLTAHERSYISTDNPPPPWIPFGQRIPQYVKSFQTLQTKDTKEDKDYKEKRDTTLKDIQSEKKTFSRNVKSVNDHVQDVIAAGFTLSQAKGALHKTKGNVDNAIELLRNQQKNRSSRYRKDDDDYEGSCSAKPSALSLGDFLQVGKDKIPISAETKQSHNPQMSSRGARARIPYNRGSTSGRGKEVDELANAFQSWPRLQDDTEQWPGLDEAIEASKAAAVANPAPNNTQNAAYSQMNRESQSDYLPPFSNPQRGYHRGGRRGSSSRSRTYYRGRR